A stretch of the Chlorobiota bacterium genome encodes the following:
- a CDS encoding DEAD/DEAH box helicase, producing the protein MWAESVDILPVDIQNIKKETYLNEEITPFELYIKLLTEYFGKNIDYDPDSISDLPQNFKKLSYQVDAVNEGFNMLLKHNGFLLADVVGLGKTVIAAMVAKKFLMKNGRENTKILIVYPPAVEKNWKNTFKDFQLDKYTKFITNGSLEKILEGHQDYWSKEDYDLIIVDEAHKFRNYLTGAFQNLQLICKSPRANKGLIDGLQKKVILVTATPLNNRPDDIFYQIQMFQDARQSTLPITNLTSFFAPLMEQYKTLKRFDELDVNKLRTIYGKIRKNVIEPITIRRTRTDLENIPEYKIDLDEQGIKFPKVEPPKKVEYLMDEKLNELFHKTVFYLTDEDKLKYSRYQAIAGLKQDIQDNDYENAETVSKSLAFIMKTQLIKRLESSFYAFKKSLGNFQTATDRMIAMFENNKDKGAYYTPKEIVHYMCQESLIEYLCTTLKVEPEDKEGIAFTNLLKKKEVDKKLKPEINNINTALDNVKIFRPCYWFGCLPYGFATRNIYYQTNLAHL; encoded by the coding sequence TTGTGGGCTGAATCGGTGGACATTCTGCCAGTTGACATTCAGAACATTAAAAAGGAAACTTATCTGAATGAAGAAATTACACCTTTTGAACTTTACATAAAACTATTAACCGAATACTTCGGAAAAAATATTGATTACGACCCCGATTCTATTAGTGACTTACCACAGAATTTCAAAAAACTATCATACCAAGTTGATGCTGTAAACGAAGGTTTCAATATGCTTTTAAAACACAACGGCTTTTTATTGGCTGACGTTGTGGGTTTAGGTAAAACCGTTATTGCTGCAATGGTGGCAAAAAAGTTTTTGATGAAAAACGGCAGAGAGAACACCAAAATATTAATCGTTTATCCCCCAGCAGTTGAGAAGAACTGGAAAAATACATTCAAGGATTTTCAATTAGACAAATACACGAAATTCATTACAAACGGAAGCCTTGAAAAAATTCTTGAAGGACATCAAGATTATTGGAGTAAAGAAGATTACGACTTAATTATTGTGGACGAAGCCCACAAGTTTCGCAATTACTTAACTGGAGCATTTCAAAACTTACAATTGATTTGCAAAAGTCCGAGAGCAAACAAAGGATTGATTGACGGCTTGCAGAAGAAAGTAATATTAGTTACTGCAACTCCTTTGAACAACAGACCTGACGACATTTTTTACCAAATTCAAATGTTTCAGGATGCAAGACAATCAACTTTACCAATAACAAACCTGACATCTTTTTTTGCTCCATTGATGGAGCAATACAAAACGCTAAAGCGTTTTGACGAATTAGATGTAAACAAGCTAAGAACAATATATGGAAAAATTCGCAAGAATGTAATTGAACCAATTACCATTCGCAGAACACGAACCGACCTTGAAAATATTCCCGAATATAAAATTGACTTAGACGAACAGGGAATCAAGTTTCCAAAAGTTGAACCACCTAAAAAGGTGGAATACCTGATGGACGAAAAGCTAAATGAACTTTTTCACAAAACTGTTTTCTATCTCACAGACGAAGACAAGCTAAAATACAGCCGTTACCAAGCCATTGCAGGCTTAAAGCAAGATATACAAGACAATGATTACGAAAATGCGGAAACGGTTTCTAAATCATTAGCATTTATAATGAAAACCCAATTGATAAAACGATTGGAAAGTAGTTTCTATGCTTTCAAAAAATCATTGGGCAATTTCCAAACAGCAACCGACAGAATGATTGCAATGTTTGAAAACAACAAAGACAAAGGTGCATACTACACACCAAAGGAAATTGTGCATTATATGTGCCAAGAGAGTTTGATAGAATATTTGTGCACTACTTTAAAAGTAGAACCCGAAGACAAGGAAGGAATTGCTTTTACTAATTTGCTCAAAAAGAAAGAAGTTGATAAAAAATTAAAACCTGAAATTAATAACATCAATACTGCTTTAGACAATGTAAAAATTTTTCGACCCTGCTATTGGTTCGGGTGCCTTCCCTATGGGTTTGCTACACGAAATATTTACTACCAAACAAACCTTGCACACCTTTGA
- a CDS encoding NAD(P)-binding protein, producing MNKNKPFDVLVIGAGIGGLSSAAILVKNNLKTLVLEAHSVSGGCASFFDKYSTNSNGVSEKFRFDVGATTISAVKNNQPLGILFKMLDISLPLSKIDPGLVCHLKNGINIIRYSQKEKWINECIIKFGEVGQFKFWEKVYELNDLAWNLAIENPSFPPKSLNDILRMVRFNNLKNLNLLKYLNSSVADFMHSCGNYDNLSFRDFIDEQLKITSQNSSEKTPMLVGSMGLAYPSETYYPLGGMYSLSNCIENKFKELGGIIKFKTKVVSIEKEENMWRITTKKNEVYYSKIVLSNSTIYDMTKILKNNNYFENEIQKHEEPLSAFVCYFVVENTFDDLGTLYHQIHASEIPFCGSNSIFLSLSAIDDEIKAPKGWRVATVSTHTSVTDWLKLARSEKNSHEKNEYYSRKNYLEKFILKSIENVLPGFSNANKKLIKSGTPNSFEFFTNRKNGYVGGIAHDIKNNILFATKHRTNRKNLFMIGDTVYPGQGTPAVVMCAINAVYEILQSNLL from the coding sequence TTGAATAAAAATAAACCTTTTGATGTTTTAGTTATTGGAGCTGGAATTGGTGGATTATCTTCTGCTGCTATTCTTGTTAAAAATAATCTAAAAACTTTGGTTCTAGAGGCTCATTCAGTTTCAGGTGGATGTGCCAGTTTTTTTGATAAATACTCAACAAATAGTAATGGAGTTTCAGAGAAATTTAGGTTTGATGTTGGTGCTACAACTATTTCAGCAGTGAAAAATAATCAACCTTTGGGTATTCTTTTTAAAATGCTTGATATTAGTTTGCCATTATCCAAAATAGATCCTGGTTTAGTATGTCATCTCAAAAATGGAATAAATATAATTAGATATTCTCAAAAAGAAAAATGGATAAATGAATGTATAATAAAATTCGGTGAAGTTGGACAATTTAAATTTTGGGAAAAAGTATATGAATTAAATGATCTTGCTTGGAATTTAGCAATTGAAAATCCATCATTTCCCCCTAAATCTCTAAATGATATTTTAAGAATGGTTAGATTCAATAATTTAAAAAATTTAAACTTATTAAAATATCTAAACTCTTCTGTAGCTGATTTCATGCACTCTTGTGGGAATTATGATAATTTATCATTTAGAGATTTTATAGATGAACAGTTGAAAATAACATCTCAAAATTCATCAGAAAAAACACCTATGTTAGTTGGTTCAATGGGCTTGGCTTATCCTTCTGAAACATATTATCCACTTGGTGGTATGTATTCATTATCAAATTGTATCGAAAATAAATTTAAAGAATTAGGAGGCATAATAAAATTTAAAACAAAAGTAGTTTCTATAGAAAAAGAAGAAAATATGTGGAGGATAACTACAAAGAAAAATGAAGTTTATTATAGTAAAATTGTATTATCAAATTCTACAATTTATGACATGACAAAAATTCTAAAGAATAATAATTATTTTGAAAATGAAATCCAAAAACATGAAGAACCTTTAAGTGCTTTTGTTTGTTATTTTGTAGTTGAAAATACATTTGATGATTTAGGTACTTTATATCACCAAATACATGCATCAGAAATTCCTTTCTGTGGTAGTAATTCAATTTTTCTATCATTATCTGCAATAGATGATGAAATTAAAGCTCCTAAAGGATGGAGAGTTGCTACTGTAAGTACTCATACATCTGTAACAGATTGGCTCAAACTTGCAAGATCAGAAAAAAATAGTCATGAAAAAAATGAATACTATTCCCGTAAAAACTATTTAGAGAAATTTATATTAAAAAGTATTGAAAATGTTCTACCAGGATTTTCAAATGCTAATAAAAAATTAATAAAGAGTGGAACTCCTAATTCATTTGAATTTTTTACAAACAGAAAAAATGGTTATGTTGGAGGAATTGCACATGATATTAAAAATAATATTCTATTTGCTACAAAGCACAGAACTAATAGAAAAAATTTATTTATGATTGGTGATACTGTTTACCCTGGGCAAGGAACTCCTGCTGTTGTTATGTGTGCAATAAATGCAGTATATGAAATTTTGCAAAGTAATTTACTTTAA
- the rsfS gene encoding ribosome silencing factor, producing MLVLDVRKLTDMTDYFVICSTDSDTQLKAVAGNVLDHFAELGEKPFKTEGWSSGQWIILDFYNIVIHIFYKEAREFYKLEKLWADAVIEVVNDEVKVSKVTKPRAIKLVENIESIDEKVKVVKPKTVRVKKEKIEKKETE from the coding sequence ATTTTAGTACTTGACGTTAGGAAATTAACTGATATGACAGATTATTTTGTTATTTGCTCTACCGATAGTGATACTCAACTTAAAGCAGTTGCAGGAAATGTTTTGGATCATTTTGCTGAATTAGGTGAAAAGCCCTTTAAAACTGAAGGTTGGAGTAGTGGTCAATGGATTATTTTAGATTTTTATAATATTGTTATTCATATATTCTACAAAGAAGCTAGAGAATTTTATAAATTAGAAAAACTTTGGGCAGATGCTGTTATTGAAGTTGTAAACGATGAAGTAAAAGTTTCAAAGGTTACCAAGCCAAGAGCAATAAAATTAGTTGAAAATATTGAATCTATTGATGAAAAAGTTAAAGTGGTAAAGCCTAAAACTGTAAGAGTTAAAAAAGAAAAAATTGAAAAAAAGGAAACAGAATAA
- a CDS encoding M24 family metallopeptidase, which yields MMNAFKYITNSLKDNLKITEYNVQQFILKQIELFDMVTNHPPIVAVNENAANPHYEPNENDSKLICKNNLVLIDLWAGLDIENSVYGDITWVGYTDEVVPQEIVEVFNIVRDARDKAFDLVVESFKLNEIITGAYVDNVCRKVIDDKGYGEFFTHRTGHSITNELHGAGVNMDNFETKDNRRLTNGICFSIEPGIYLPNKFGIRSELDVIIDYNNNVYSATSPNQNEIIII from the coding sequence ATGATGAATGCTTTTAAATATATTACAAATTCATTAAAAGATAATTTAAAAATAACTGAATACAATGTTCAACAATTTATTTTAAAACAAATAGAATTGTTTGATATGGTAACAAATCATCCTCCAATTGTTGCGGTTAATGAAAACGCTGCAAACCCACATTATGAGCCAAATGAAAATGATTCAAAATTAATTTGCAAGAACAATTTAGTTCTAATTGATTTGTGGGCTGGGTTAGATATTGAAAATTCTGTTTATGGTGATATAACTTGGGTTGGATATACGGATGAAGTTGTACCACAAGAAATTGTTGAAGTATTCAATATAGTCAGAGATGCAAGGGATAAAGCATTTGATTTAGTTGTTGAGAGTTTTAAATTAAATGAGATAATTACAGGTGCTTATGTTGATAATGTATGTAGAAAAGTGATTGATGATAAAGGATATGGAGAGTTTTTTACTCATCGTACAGGGCATAGTATAACTAATGAACTTCATGGTGCTGGAGTGAATATGGATAATTTTGAGACTAAAGATAACAGACGATTAACTAATGGAATTTGCTTTTCTATTGAACCAGGTATTTATTTACCGAATAAGTTTGGTATTAGAAGTGAACTTGATGTAATCATTGATTATAATAATAATGTTTATTCTGCAACTTCTCCTAATCAAAATGAGATAATTATTATTTAA
- a CDS encoding Eco57I restriction-modification methylase domain-containing protein — protein MGLLHEIFTTKQTLHTFDFGNTKTFDASAVKLNIIQNSIYGVDIEKGAVDIARLRFWLSLIVDEEKPKALPNLDYKIVVGNSLVSKLGDDIIDIDWTLNETSHGLFGADLAKQKGDLLKKISKEQKEFFNPNSDKKKLAADIRKLKIDLLITQLELMVKTQGIETKPTGTNRNLAKQTEINLQTIGWKNTFKDLQKLKTKTESPLHFFDWKLDFPEVLNSVITDKYGFDIVIGNPPYGGKFTEADKQFFKGRFKNKDSETESYILFLELGGRLQSINGALWYIIPSNISTNPSYNNICKHTLDNFSLQMIIDLGSNIFESASVDSCIFAFKNQKLESVKLSCGKISSRDLADSELKLFEQKYFLTTPQNIFNFYINTETSDLIGKIQSSASNKLSDFIDFSRGIEFGYSSDYVYDTKGRNRKPLIAGRCFNRYELRFDNKFVEVDFSDTSNFKTKAIYENPKIFVRRIGKEIIAYLDTENYYNVCDVYNLLPNSKKTDLNEILGLINSKCINYFFSNFFKNAKELFPKIPIKYLKEVPISLSNGKISKLTKSVQKRRIEGKDTKSLE, from the coding sequence ATGGGTTTGCTACACGAAATATTTACTACCAAACAAACCTTGCACACCTTTGATTTTGGCAATACGAAAACCTTTGATGCTTCGGCTGTAAAGCTTAACATTATTCAAAACAGCATTTATGGAGTGGACATTGAAAAAGGTGCGGTTGATATTGCCCGATTGCGTTTTTGGTTGAGCCTTATTGTAGATGAAGAAAAGCCAAAAGCCCTACCAAATCTTGATTATAAAATTGTGGTGGGTAATAGTTTGGTAAGCAAATTAGGTGATGATATTATTGATATTGACTGGACACTAAACGAAACCTCTCACGGACTTTTTGGTGCAGACTTAGCCAAACAAAAAGGTGACTTGCTTAAAAAGATAAGCAAAGAACAAAAAGAGTTTTTTAACCCCAACAGCGACAAGAAAAAATTAGCAGCCGACATCCGCAAACTGAAAATTGACTTGCTGATTACTCAATTGGAGTTAATGGTTAAAACACAAGGCATAGAAACCAAACCAACAGGCACCAATAGAAATTTAGCAAAACAGACAGAAATCAATTTGCAAACTATTGGATGGAAAAACACTTTTAAAGACCTTCAAAAACTAAAAACTAAAACGGAATCACCTCTTCATTTCTTTGATTGGAAGCTAGATTTTCCTGAAGTATTAAATTCTGTAATTACGGATAAATATGGTTTTGATATTGTAATTGGAAATCCTCCATATGGTGGAAAATTTACAGAAGCTGACAAACAGTTTTTTAAAGGTCGGTTTAAAAATAAAGACTCTGAAACTGAAAGTTATATTTTGTTTCTTGAATTGGGTGGTCGTCTACAAAGTATTAATGGTGCCTTGTGGTACATAATTCCAAGTAATATTTCAACAAATCCAAGTTATAATAATATTTGCAAACACACCTTGGATAACTTTTCACTTCAAATGATTATTGATTTAGGCTCAAATATTTTTGAAAGTGCATCTGTTGATTCTTGCATTTTTGCATTTAAAAATCAGAAGTTGGAATCCGTAAAATTAAGCTGTGGTAAAATATCAAGTAGAGATTTGGCTGATAGCGAATTAAAGCTATTTGAGCAAAAGTATTTTCTGACTACTCCTCAAAATATTTTCAACTTTTATATTAATACGGAGACTTCGGACTTAATTGGAAAGATTCAGTCAAGTGCATCAAATAAACTTTCAGATTTTATAGATTTCTCAAGAGGAATAGAGTTTGGTTACAGTTCAGATTATGTATACGATACTAAAGGTCGAAACAGAAAGCCCTTAATAGCAGGTAGGTGTTTCAATCGTTATGAATTGCGTTTTGACAATAAATTCGTTGAAGTAGATTTTAGCGATACCTCTAATTTTAAAACAAAAGCCATTTATGAGAACCCTAAAATATTTGTAAGAAGAATTGGTAAAGAAATCATTGCATACTTAGACACTGAAAATTATTACAATGTTTGTGATGTATATAACTTATTGCCTAATTCAAAGAAGACTGATTTAAACGAAATACTTGGACTTATCAATTCAAAATGCATCAACTATTTCTTCAGTAATTTTTTCAAAAACGCAAAGGAATTGTTCCCGAAAATTCCAATAAAATATTTAAAAGAAGTTCCAATAAGTTTGTCTAACGGCAAAATATCTAAACTAACGAAAAGCGTTCAAAAGAGAAGAATTGAAGGCAAGGATACCAAATCATTAGAGTAG
- a CDS encoding T9SS type A sorting domain-containing protein, whose protein sequence is MKKNLIYISCIITFISLFDYNIAIGQFSLFNLKGIVGNEVGISILFKSDSVIQNLSILSGKIHLSNPTVFYPERIGSKNSILLNVLNRIDDSTYKFEIQLKEKFPINDTLFTLYGEALAGNDSICLVSFDSLFIDNKIIVNSLSTKLITYSIGTSLFYVRQSALEQNYPNPVNRGQTSTWTYRIDKTMRIHFHIYNLLGQELLNDDLGYQNLGNYKYQFKIDRQLPIGVYFIRLETENNDAFQVMHIVQ, encoded by the coding sequence ATGAAAAAAAACTTGATTTATATTTCTTGCATTATTACATTTATCAGTTTATTCGATTATAATATAGCAATTGGACAGTTTAGTTTGTTTAATCTAAAAGGGATTGTAGGTAATGAAGTTGGAATTTCAATTTTATTTAAAAGTGATTCTGTTATTCAAAATTTATCAATATTATCTGGTAAAATTCATTTAAGTAATCCAACTGTTTTTTATCCTGAAAGAATTGGCTCAAAAAATTCAATATTACTGAATGTACTAAATAGAATTGATGATTCAACATATAAATTTGAAATTCAACTCAAAGAAAAATTTCCTATAAATGATACTCTGTTTACTTTATATGGAGAAGCATTAGCTGGAAATGATTCAATTTGTTTGGTATCATTTGATTCATTATTTATAGACAATAAAATAATTGTAAATTCATTGTCAACAAAATTAATAACTTATTCAATTGGTACGTCTTTGTTTTATGTTCGTCAATCAGCATTAGAGCAAAACTATCCAAACCCAGTTAATAGAGGTCAAACCTCAACATGGACTTACAGAATAGATAAAACAATGAGAATTCATTTCCATATATATAATCTGCTAGGTCAAGAATTACTAAATGATGATTTAGGTTATCAGAATTTGGGAAACTATAAATATCAATTCAAGATAGATAGGCAATTACCAATTGGTGTATACTTTATTCGTTTGGAGACAGAGAATAATGATGCTTTTCAGGTTATGCATATTGTTCAATAA
- a CDS encoding ComEC/Rec2 family competence protein: MDKLDWKYYPALKSALLFSIGIVVQHIFVCKSSWTLMFLCFTICIYLFIRNNRFSFILVFLITITNGVLISSSINKIKFEDIFFGKSFNEIVTFGKIVNKPVIKNGVINLKLQCDSFAYRNSFVKCSNFILINIFDTSFHKSQVLNEEDYLSIRGKLVFPSKVINPFQPDFTHYYKVNSIIATLNCNRCEDYFIVKTDAMNVTYKFFKYFKTIVEDFCENNVRGEEGEILKGFLIGDKNNIDPDTISAFKNTGTSHLLAVSGQQTTLIAIILFALLSWVPNKHLKFYIILMFLLIYISITGYQISIIRASIMIITFMLSRLLSRVTEPLNLIGFSAIIILILDPVSLFDVGFQLSFMAVISIVTLYSTIEKRLNNKNNLYSTNYFIRNLSQLFLISFSVNLFIFPICIYHFGTFHFISFVTNLFAVPLCSIALYGGVAGIAFFKFSSFLGHCFGSFCYLTTNILLHFIKFFENLNLGDFGVYNLSIISFSILVLSIIYLLFSKFNRVLKTRLIFYFIVSIFILILENKLNLTSKVNSNSLILFVNKQKVFPTILLKDKILIFNNSISKTDSTFCLKLSSNLKQYFRKQIIVINLNSYNKIKNFTDFRVISNDIFIKKLPIVLCNSNSKQLNFVNFNGYKLFQIPLQIKYLKCAIFHYNNYNWNLVKWN, encoded by the coding sequence TTGGATAAATTAGACTGGAAATATTACCCAGCACTTAAATCTGCTTTATTGTTTTCAATTGGCATTGTTGTTCAGCATATATTTGTTTGCAAAAGCAGCTGGACATTAATGTTTTTATGTTTTACTATTTGTATTTATCTATTTATTAGGAATAATAGATTTAGTTTTATTTTAGTTTTTCTAATAACAATTACTAATGGAGTTTTAATATCATCTTCAATAAATAAAATTAAATTTGAAGATATATTTTTTGGCAAATCATTTAATGAGATTGTTACTTTTGGTAAAATTGTTAATAAACCAGTTATTAAAAATGGTGTTATTAACTTAAAATTACAATGCGATTCTTTTGCTTATAGAAATTCATTTGTAAAATGTTCGAATTTCATTTTAATAAATATTTTTGATACTAGTTTCCACAAATCTCAAGTTTTAAATGAAGAGGATTATTTATCCATAAGAGGTAAGTTAGTTTTTCCTTCAAAAGTTATAAACCCATTCCAACCAGATTTTACTCATTACTACAAAGTAAATAGTATTATTGCAACACTAAATTGCAATCGATGTGAAGACTATTTTATTGTGAAAACAGATGCTATGAATGTAACTTACAAATTCTTTAAATATTTTAAAACAATAGTTGAAGATTTTTGTGAGAATAATGTTAGAGGAGAAGAAGGTGAAATCTTAAAAGGATTTTTGATAGGAGATAAAAACAATATTGATCCAGATACCATTTCAGCTTTTAAAAACACTGGCACTTCTCATTTACTCGCAGTTAGTGGACAACAAACAACTTTGATTGCAATAATTCTGTTCGCTTTATTATCTTGGGTACCAAACAAGCATTTGAAGTTCTATATTATATTGATGTTTCTATTAATCTATATTTCAATAACTGGATATCAAATATCGATTATAAGAGCTTCAATTATGATAATAACTTTTATGCTAAGTAGGTTATTATCAAGAGTAACCGAGCCACTAAATTTAATTGGATTTTCAGCAATAATAATTCTAATTCTCGATCCTGTAAGTTTATTTGATGTTGGTTTTCAGTTGTCGTTTATGGCTGTTATTAGTATTGTAACATTATACTCAACTATTGAAAAGAGATTAAATAATAAAAATAATTTATATTCAACTAATTATTTCATTAGAAATTTAAGCCAACTTTTTCTTATCTCATTTAGTGTTAATCTATTTATATTTCCAATTTGTATTTATCATTTTGGTACTTTTCATTTTATTAGTTTTGTTACAAATTTATTTGCAGTACCATTATGTAGTATTGCATTATATGGTGGAGTTGCAGGGATTGCATTCTTTAAGTTTTCATCATTCTTAGGGCATTGTTTTGGATCATTTTGTTACTTAACAACTAATATACTGTTACATTTTATTAAGTTCTTTGAAAATTTAAATTTAGGTGATTTTGGTGTTTACAATCTTTCAATAATTTCTTTTTCAATTTTGGTGCTAAGTATTATCTACTTGTTATTTAGTAAGTTCAATAGAGTTTTAAAAACTAGATTAATTTTTTATTTTATAGTTTCAATTTTTATACTAATATTAGAAAATAAATTAAATTTAACTAGTAAAGTAAATTCAAATTCATTAATTTTATTTGTAAACAAACAGAAAGTTTTTCCTACTATTTTATTAAAAGATAAAATTTTGATTTTTAATAATTCAATATCTAAAACTGATTCAACTTTTTGTTTAAAATTGTCATCTAATTTGAAACAATATTTTAGAAAACAGATAATTGTTATTAATTTAAATAGTTATAATAAAATCAAAAATTTCACAGATTTCAGAGTTATCTCAAATGACATATTTATAAAAAAATTACCTATTGTATTGTGTAACTCAAATTCAAAACAACTTAATTTTGTAAACTTTAATGGCTATAAATTATTTCAAATACCCTTACAAATTAAATATTTAAAATGCGCTATTTTTCATTACAATAATTATAATTGGAATTTAGTAAAATGGAATTAA
- a CDS encoding SemiSWEET transporter, translating to MEINFIKTIGFVAGLFSTFALAPQAIKIYKTKKVDQISIGMLSLMLTGASLWLVYGLLEDDMNIIWANCVGLIFIIFMLVFKIKDKGQLS from the coding sequence ATGGAAATTAATTTTATTAAAACAATTGGTTTTGTTGCAGGTCTGTTCTCAACTTTTGCATTAGCTCCTCAGGCTATAAAAATTTATAAAACTAAAAAAGTTGATCAAATATCAATTGGTATGTTAAGCCTTATGCTTACAGGTGCTTCACTTTGGCTAGTTTATGGTCTTTTAGAAGATGATATGAATATTATATGGGCAAATTGTGTTGGATTAATATTTATTATTTTCATGTTAGTTTTTAAAATAAAAGATAAAGGTCAATTGTCTTAA
- the pgeF gene encoding peptidoglycan editing factor PgeF, translating to MELIYKPNIFINHPEVESALSLRVDSSITFDMSFKTCKDSNKVKSNRLLFTSLLGFSPNKIRTLNQVHGDKCCEVSSYSYEDQVKADSMFTNEKNILLSITVADCIPILIFDPVNKCIAAIHSGWRGSKLNIVKKTINKLILNYNSLPNQLVAYIGASAGSCCYEIGEDVSNLFDPKFSTLKEGNKFLFDNKAVVLSQLESSGLLSQNIELDSNCTICNSKYHSFRRDGTGSGRMFASIGLK from the coding sequence ATGGAATTAATTTACAAACCAAATATATTTATAAATCACCCAGAAGTTGAATCAGCATTGAGTTTGAGAGTTGATTCGAGTATTACTTTCGATATGTCTTTTAAAACTTGTAAAGATTCAAATAAAGTTAAAAGTAATAGATTATTGTTTACTTCTTTACTTGGTTTTTCTCCAAATAAAATCAGAACTCTCAACCAAGTTCATGGAGATAAATGTTGTGAAGTATCTTCTTATTCATATGAAGATCAAGTTAAAGCTGACTCAATGTTTACAAATGAAAAAAACATTCTCTTAAGCATTACAGTTGCTGATTGCATCCCAATTTTAATTTTTGATCCAGTGAACAAATGTATTGCAGCAATTCATTCTGGATGGAGAGGTAGTAAACTTAATATTGTTAAAAAAACTATTAATAAACTAATTTTAAATTACAACTCACTACCTAATCAATTAGTTGCTTACATTGGGGCTAGTGCTGGAAGTTGCTGTTATGAAATTGGAGAAGATGTATCCAATTTATTTGATCCTAAATTTAGTACTCTTAAAGAAGGTAACAAGTTTTTATTTGATAATAAAGCAGTTGTTTTATCACAATTAGAATCTAGTGGTCTTTTAAGTCAAAATATTGAATTAGATTCCAACTGTACAATTTGTAATAGTAAGTACCACAGCTTTAGGAGAGATGGAACTGGAAGTGGACGAATGTTTGCATCAATTGGCTTAAAGTAA